The Pan paniscus chromosome 1, NHGRI_mPanPan1-v2.0_pri, whole genome shotgun sequence genome has a segment encoding these proteins:
- the AGMAT gene encoding guanidino acid hydrolase, mitochondrial, translating into MLRLLASGCARGPGPGVGARPAAGLFHPGRRQSRQASDAPRNQPPSPEFVARPVGVCSMMRLPVQTSPEGLDAAFIGVPLDTGTSNRPGARFGPRRIREESVMLRTVNPSTGALPFQSLMVADLGDVNVNLYNLQDSCRRIQEAYEKIVAAGCIPLTLGGDHTITYPILQAMAKKHGPVGLLHVDAHTDTTDKALGEKLYHGAPFRRCVDEGLLDCKRVVQIGIRGSSTTLDPYRYNRSQGFRVVLAEDCWMKSLVPLMGEVRQQMGGKPIYISFDIDALDPAYAPGTGTPEIAGLTPSQALEIIRGCQGLNVVGCDLVEVSPPYDLSGNTALLAANLLFEMLCALPKVTTV; encoded by the exons ATGCTGAGGCTGCTGGCGTCCGGGTGCGCCCGGGGCCCGGGCCCCGGCGTGGGCGCGCGTCCTGCCGCAGGGCTCTTTCACCCGGGGCGCCGCCAGAGCCGCCAGGCTTCCGACGCGCCCCGGAACCAGCCCCCCAGCCCCGAGTTCGTGGCCCGGCCGGTGGGCGTCTGCTCCATGATGCGCCTGCCGGTGCAGACCTCCCCCGAGGGGCTGGACGCTGCCTTCATCGGGGTGCCCCTGGATACTGGGACCTCCAACCGGCCTGGGGCGAG ATTCGGACCTCGCCGCATCCGGGAAGAATCAGTGATGCTTCGGACAGTCAATCCTAGCACGGGGGCCCTCCCCTTCCAGTCCCTCATGGTTGCAGACCTAGGCGATGTGAATGTCAATCTTTACAACCTTCAGGACAGCTGCCGGCGAATTCAAGAGGCCTATGAGAAAATTGTAGCAGCTGGCTGTATTCCTCTGACCTTGG gtggaGATCACACAATCACATATCCCATATTGCAAGCGATGGCAAAAAA GCATGGCCCAGTGGGGCTGCTGCATGTGGACGCACACACGGACACGACCGACAAGGCCCTAGGAGAGAAGCTCTACCACGGGGCGCCCTTCCGCCGGTGTGTGGATGAGGGTCTCCTGGACTGTAAGCGTGTGGTGCAGATTGGCATCCGGGGCTCTTCCACGACCTTGGATCCCTACAGATACAACCGGAGCCAG GGCTTCCGGGTAGTCCTGGCTGAAGACTGCTGGATGAAGTCGTTGGTTCCTCTGATGGGGGAAGTCAGGCAGCAGATGGGAGGCAAACCCATTTATATCAGCTTTGATATTGACGCTCTGGATCCTGCCTATGCGCCAGGGACAGGGACACCTGAAATTGCTGGTCTCACTCCTAGTCAG GCTCTGGAGATCATCAGGGGTTGTCAAGGCCTGAACGTGGTGGGCTGTGATCTTGTCGAAGTTTCACCACCGTATGATCTTTCTG ggaacacagccctgctggcGGCTAACCTGCTGTTTGAGATGCTGTGTGCTCTCCCCAAAGTGACAACCGTCTGA
- the DNAJC16 gene encoding dnaJ homolog subfamily C member 16 isoform X2, with product MTRRYNINIYAPTLLVFKEHINKPADVIQARGMKKQIIDDFITQNKYLLAARLTSQKLFHELCPVKRSHRQRKYCVVLLTAETTKLSKPFEAFLSFALANTQDTVRFVHVYSNRQQEFADTLLPDSEAFQGKSAVSILERRNTAGRVVYKTLEDPWIGSESDKFILLGYLDQLRKDPALLSSEAVLPDLTDELAPVFLLRWFYSASDYISDCWDSIFHNNWREMMPLLSLIFSALFILFGTVIVQAFSDSNDERESSPPEKEEAQEKTGKTEPSFTKENSSKIPKKGFVEVTELTDVTYTSNLVRLRPGHMNVVLILSNSTKTSLLQKFALEVYTFTGSSCLHFSFLSLDKHREWLEYLLEFAQDAAPIPNQYDKHFMERDYTGYVLALNGHKKYFCLFKPQKTVEEEEAIGSCSDVDSSLYLGESRGKPSCGLGSRPIKGKLSKLSLWMERLLEGSLQRFYIPSWPELD from the exons ATGACAAGGCGGTACAACATCAATATCTACGCCCCTACCCTCTTGGTCTTTAAAGAACATATAAACAAGCCTGCCGATGTTATCCAG GCCCGAGGTATGAAGAAGCAAATCATTGACGACTTCATCACCCAAAACAAATATCTATTGGCAGCCAGGCTCACCAGCCAGAAGTTGTTCCATGAACTCTGCCCTGTGAAACGGTCGCATCGACAGAGGAA GTACTGTGTGGTTTTATTGACTGCTGAGACTACCAAGTTGAGCAaaccctttgaggccttcctgTCCTTCGCCCTGGCAAACACTCAAGACACAGTGAGATTTGTGCATGTCTACAGCAATCGGCAGCAGGAGTTTGCCGACACCTTACTACCAGACAGTGAGGCGTTTCAAGGGAAATCAGCG GTGTCTATTTTAGAAAGGCGCAACACAGCAGGAAGGGTGGTGTATAAAACCCTGGAAGACCCTTGGATTGGGAGTGAGAGTGACAAATTTATCCTCTTGGGCTATCTCGACCAGCTGCGTAAAGATCCAGCTCTTCTGTCCTCTGAAGCAGTGCTTCCTGACCTGACCGATGAACTTGCCCCT GTTTTTCTCCTTCGATGGTTCTACTCTGCTTCTGACTACATCTCAGACTGCTGGGATAGCATTTTTCACAACAACTG GCGGGAAATGATGCCCCTGCTGTCCCTGATCTTCTCTGCCCTCTTCATCCTCTTCGGCACTGTCATCGTTCAGGCTTTCAG CGACTCTAATGACGAGCGAGAGTCAAGCCCTCCAGAAAAAGAGGAAGCCCAAGAGAAGACTGGGAAGACTGAGCCAAGCTTCACCAAAGAAAACAGCAG CAAGATTCCTAAAAAAGGCTTTGTGGAGGTAACTGAACTCACAGATGTAACATACACCAGTAACTTGGTACGTCTGAGGCCAGGCCACATGAATGTGGTCCTCATCCTGTCGAATTCTACCAAGACCAGCCTACTACAGAAATTTGCTTTGGAGGTCTACACATTTACTGG GAGCAGCTGCCTACACTTCTCCTTCCTGAGTCTAGATAAACACAGAGAATGGCTAGAATACTTATTAGAATTTGCTCAAGATGCAGCTCCAATCCCAAACCAATATGATAAGCATTTCATGGAGCGTGACTACACTGGTTATGTACTGGCTCTGAATGGCCACAAGAAATACTTCTGCCTCTTCAAGCCCCAAAAGACAGTCGAAGAGGAGGAAGCCATAGGGTCGTGCAGTGATGTTGACTCTTCCCTCTACCTGGGTGAATCTCGAGGGAAACCTTCCTGTGGCCTTGGATCCAGGCCCATCAAAGGAAAGTTGAGCAAGCTCTCTTTATGGATGGAACGCCTGCTGGAGGGCTCCTTACAGAGGTTTTAtatcccatcatggcctgaactagacTGA